CAACAAGGGCAAAAAAGTGGTgatgatttttaaaataatgccCATTACAGATGTCAATGCAATTACATTCCATTATTTACAATGTATTAATAATAAGGTGAAAATGGAAGCAGAGTCAAAGAAGGTaggtaaaattattttatgaaaatttgtaatattttgtaaACTACTCTTGGTAATGAGACTGAGGATAATCACACTAAACACAGACAGCACAACAATAAATATTTCCttatttaaaatgaaacaaaaacAGAAATCTTGTTCAGAACTCATAACTCAAGATCTTTCGTAAACATGTGTGCCTATGCCAAATCTAAGGGATCACATCATAACTAAAATCATAACCCGAAACTTAAATTCTGAATTATACTGGTCAACAACCTGCATCTCCTCTAAAATATACTGTTTAATTCAGGAAAAACCTGTTGCCAACTCAAACTCTACATTCAACGGTGGCCTGCCAGCCAATTCCATGGTCGGCGTGTCTGACAGTGGCGGCTCCGTAAACGGCCTGAACCCGCGCCAGATGATGGTTTTCAACCTCATCCGGGCCTCCACACAAGAGCAGGGTATCAGCAAGCAGGACATGTATGCGTCGCTAAAGGAACGCATGCCGCAAGTCGAATTCGAGTAAGTTTTTCGATCATGACATGTGATACCCATTTTTTGCTCAGATGTCTCAACActgtttgaaaattatttttgggtggaCTTGCCCTGACTGATATTACGGGAACCAAAAATAGGGCACAACCATATTATTTATCACAGACTTAAtacgataaatcgatctagctaggtcttatctctgggaaaacgcgcatttttgagtttttatgtttccCGGGTCTTCTGGATATTGCTAATAAATAGGCATTCTTCCCCTCCAGTCACTTGACACAATGAGTTATTTTGCCGCTTTAAATTTTCTTAGCCAACTAAGTACTGCCTGTTGAAGGTAGCTAAAAGAATATGATTGCAAATAAATGCCTCAAAAATGTATGCatcttcagaaaatttatttttatttcagaaaCATTTTGGAATGGATGTGTGGTGAAGGTCACATCTACTCCACTATTGATGAAGAACATTTCCGAGCTACTGATGCGTTTTAACTTAAGTAATAATTATATACTCTCTGTAACCCATCTGCTGTTGAACGGCcagttatttttgtaataaagaaGCAAGTTATAATGTTTGATTTACTTTTATACCCACACTACCTCATCTGATAGAAATAAACTAATATTCATTATTAATAGGGATTATAAAAAACAGCACt
The genomic region above belongs to Cydia splendana chromosome 13, ilCydSple1.2, whole genome shotgun sequence and contains:
- the LOC134796006 gene encoding replication protein A 32 kDa subunit; its protein translation is MWNDQSAAGGGFFNSPSQFGNANTPNQPQKTGRRASRTAPIVIRQALHSGDDGVKIWGTEIQIVSIVARVRNIRMQSTKITYTIQDMTGRMRAVLWLDQEAMDEDDKSSPKVNVNDYIQIYGNVKTNKGKKVVMIFKIMPITDVNAITFHYLQCINNKVKMEAESKKEKPVANSNSTFNGGLPANSMVGVSDSGGSVNGLNPRQMMVFNLIRASTQEQGISKQDMYASLKERMPQVEFENILEWMCGEGHIYSTIDEEHFRATDAF